Genomic DNA from Turicibacter faecis:
ATTTTGGCTTTTACTATTCCTATTTTAATTGGTAATTTGTTTCAACAGTTCTATAGTATGGTCGATACAGCCATTGTTGGTCAATTTGTTGGCGTTGGGGCATTAGCAGCTGTTGGGGCAACGGGAGGCGTTATTTTTTTAGTTCAAGGTTTTGTAAATGGATTAACGCATGGGTTTTCAGTGATTGTTTCTCAACGCTATGGGGCCAATGACGAGCTTGGAATTAAAAAGGCAACGGCAACCTCAATTTACCTATCAGCGATTGCGACGGTTGTTTTAACAGTGATTTGTGTATTACTTGCTAAACCGGTTCTTCAATTAATGAATACACCCGTTGATATTTTAGAAGATGCAACTTCTTATGTGACGATTTTCTTTGGAGGATTAGTTTCAATTATTGTTTATAATTTATTGGCGTCTTTATTGCGTGCATTTGGGGATAGTAAAACGCCACTATATTTTTTAATTTTAGCTTCAATTACAAATATTATTTTAGATTTAGTGTTGATTATTAATTTTAAAATGGGTGTCGCGGGAGCGGCAATTGCGACGGTTGTTTCACAGGGGCTTTCGGGATTATTATGCTATTTCTATATGATTAAAAAGTTCGATATCTTGACCCTCAAGAAAGAACATTTTAAGTATGATCCGATGTTAGTTAAAGAGTTAATGTATGTGTCGTTACCAATGGCACTTCAATACGCGATCACAGCGATTGGAGTGATGATTTTACAAGTGGCAGTGAATAGTTTTGGTTCAACGACTGTAGCAGCTTTTACAGCAGCGACGAAAGTAGAACAGCTAGTGGTTCAACCGGGAATTGCAATTGGGATGACGATGGCAACCTATGCGGCCCAAAATCTAGGAGCACGACGTATTGATCGTGTACGTCAAGGGGTCCGACAAAGTACATGGATTACAATCCTAACAAATGCTTTATCAAGTGTTATTGTTATTTTTCTAGGGAGTTATATTGTTCAATTGTTTATTCCCGCAGAAAATGTCGAGGCTTTACCTATTTCCATGGAGTATTTAAAGATTACTGCTATTTTTTATCCCGTTTTAGGGCTCCTATTTTTATATCGCTTTGCGCTTCAAGGTCTTGGAAATACTGTTGTTCCCATGTTCGCAGGAGTTATGGAGTTAATTATGCGTACGATTGTTGCTTTTACTTTGCCAGGGCTACTCGGGTATCAAGGGGTTTGTTTAGCGAGTCCGTTAGCTTGGATTGGTGCAACTGTATGGTTAATTTGGTCATACTTTAGAATCATTCCAAAACTACAGTCTGAGCATCCGGTAGCAACGTTAGATTAAAATGAAAGAAATCCCTCATCCAGTTTAGGAGAATGGGATTTCTTTTTTTTTATAAAAAGGTTGAATCCTCATCGGATAGATAGATGAGGATTTGTCGGAAATGAAAGTAAATTGCTGGATATTGAGGTATAGTGATAAGAGGGGAAAAATAAAGTGCGTTATCGTTGATGTTGGAACTATTAATGGTTATAATATGAGTATATTTAGATATTCAAAATTGAATGGAGGACTCTAGGATGAAATTTTATATTTGCCCAGAAAAACAAACAGTAATCGAAGTTGTTGAAGGTCAACAAGCACCATTAACTTGTGATGGAAAACCAATGGAAGAATTAGTACCTAACTCAACAGAAGCTGCAATTGAAAAACATATGCCAGTTTTATCAATTGAAAATGGAGAATTAAAAGTATGTGTGGGTGAGGTAGAACACCCAAGTATCGAAAAACATTGGATTCCATTCGTAGCTGTTAAAGCTGGAGATTTAGTATTACGTCGTTCAATTAAAGCAACTGAAAAACCAGAAGCTGTATTCCCATTAGGAAACTTTAAAGGGGAAGTTGAAGTTTACGCTTGGTGTAACTTACACGGAATTTGGAAAGCAACAATCACTGCTTAATTTATAAAGATGAGAGAGTCGGTAATATCCGGCTCTTTTTTTTTGTTTGATGAGATAATCATTTGGAAAATTACCGCCTTTCGAATGAAAGCTCTCGATGAATTACGAATAAGGGGGGGATAGGGAGAGAGAAGGTTTGAATCATACAAAAATATTTAACACGTGAATTAACCCTTTTAGGGAAATTATCTTATTAAGGATTAGCCACTTTTTAGGCTGATTATTCTTTGGTAGGAACTTAAAAAATCAGCGGGATGTTTGAACGAATAATAAGTTGTTTATAATACAGCTATACTAAGATATGACTCGATAATAGAAAAGTGATTGGATAGTATACGAGTTCAAGCAATAGAAAAAAGGGTGATGACACACAAATAGGTGAGTTGCCAAGATGAAACGGATAAGAAGGGAGGAAGATGTTACTAGAACACGAATTGGATAAAAGTTAGCAATCTGTCGCGATAGACTTTCAACGGAGTCACTTCGTCTGTAGACGAAATGAACGAGTAGGATGTTTAATGTACGATTAGTTTTCAGTAACATTAATTTATGAAAATTGGATTAAATTGTAATCAGGCAAGTACAGAATTAAAAGAAAAAATTATTTCTTATTTTCAAGATGAAGGGCATGAGGTTATAGATTTAACGGATAATTCCGATCAAAATCCTTTGAATCAATCAAAGTGGACAGTTGAAAAGGAATGGACAGTCATCAAAGAGCCGAATTGCCAATCGTCTCGACCCCATGCAGCATTGATGGTCAATCGTTTACCTGCGACTTCTATTATTGGAGTAAAGGAGAACACGATGACATCCGTAAGATTAGGGGCCGATCTTCCACAGCTTGTTTCAATGGCCAACGAGGCATGGATAAAACCTGCCTTATATAGACAGATCAATTATAAAACGGTATGGGCGACCCTTAAAAGAGCAAATCATTGGAAACACTCAGTAAAAAAATGGAGAGAGAATCATCGTAAAAATTCAAAAGAAAGCTCCGAAAACGAAAAAATTCAATGAAAGGGAAGTATGGGGGGCATTCTTGAAAGTTG
This window encodes:
- a CDS encoding MATE family efflux transporter, with amino-acid sequence MMTDMTKGSPAKLILAFTIPILIGNLFQQFYSMVDTAIVGQFVGVGALAAVGATGGVIFLVQGFVNGLTHGFSVIVSQRYGANDELGIKKATATSIYLSAIATVVLTVICVLLAKPVLQLMNTPVDILEDATSYVTIFFGGLVSIIVYNLLASLLRAFGDSKTPLYFLILASITNIILDLVLIINFKMGVAGAAIATVVSQGLSGLLCYFYMIKKFDILTLKKEHFKYDPMLVKELMYVSLPMALQYAITAIGVMILQVAVNSFGSTTVAAFTAATKVEQLVVQPGIAIGMTMATYAAQNLGARRIDRVRQGVRQSTWITILTNALSSVIVIFLGSYIVQLFIPAENVEALPISMEYLKITAIFYPVLGLLFLYRFALQGLGNTVVPMFAGVMELIMRTIVAFTLPGLLGYQGVCLASPLAWIGATVWLIWSYFRIIPKLQSEHPVATLD
- a CDS encoding desulfoferrodoxin family protein translates to MKFYICPEKQTVIEVVEGQQAPLTCDGKPMEELVPNSTEAAIEKHMPVLSIENGELKVCVGEVEHPSIEKHWIPFVAVKAGDLVLRRSIKATEKPEAVFPLGNFKGEVEVYAWCNLHGIWKATITA